In Nicotiana tabacum cultivar K326 chromosome 10, ASM71507v2, whole genome shotgun sequence, the DNA window TCCTTGTTCAATTTGTTCGTGAaccaaaatgattttttttttatattagaaAATCCCCAATTCAAGGACCAATAGCCCAAGATCAGTGTACGTAATCAAATTCGAATTGTGTAGTTGTTGTGGACGTCGTGGAAAATAGTCATTTTGTTTGTGCATCATTTTGGAAGCAATATCGCAGACGCAAGAAAATTTTGCAACCTTGAATTAAAATGAAACAGTTGGGTCTCGGAGTGCAGAAAGATTTTCAAACTATACTAGACAAACATACATACGCTGTGCTTTCTGATAGAAGACTCATCTTTGATCAATCTTTATCTCAAGAGAAACCACGATAAGGATGACACCTATCTCTCCAAATGATTAATAGAACAGTCAACCAGTATTTATCAAATATTAATTAAAGTGATCAAGTTAAtgatagaattattatttttgcttAAAAGTTAATGATTGAATTCCATCAAAAGCAAGAAGATAAAACTCTAATGAGTATATCATTTTAAAAAAGAAGTCTGTGTAATTGGAGTTCCATCTGAGGCTGCTCTAAAACCAACCAATTACAACACCACTTTGCGTGAAAATGTTCAAGTTGCATGTAAGTCCAATCTTGAGATGGATATTTTCCAACATGTCTCTTTTAGTAAAAGGGTAATCaaaaggggaaaagaaagaaagataaggCATAAAGCAGCAGCAGAAAGTGGATAGTACAAAATATACAATTTGACCTTCAATTACTATACTAGACACCGCAGTAAAATATTCTTATACTGTATCTGACAATGCTTAATCAAGAagataaagaaggaaaatattaatCAAGTACACTAATAAAAAGATGGTTTCTTCTGAAACCAATTAATGTAGTGAGATTTGGGAGCTTATATATTGATTAGTTAACCACTGTTGATTAAATTTAAGCAAATATTACTATCAAACGGAATATGCCAGTTCTTAGAATCTCATTTGTGACTTGGTAGTCCCGACTCTCACGTAATATTACTCCATTAAATAGACAGAAACCGTAAAGGTGCCTTCGTGTGATATATAGGTTACAGGTTCGAGCAGTGGAATCgaccactaatgcttgcattaggttaGTCTGCCTATATTATACTCCATTGGAGTGCGACCTTTCCCCGAACCCTATATAAACGCGAAATGCTTCGTGTATCGAACTGCCCACATTACTGCAAAAATAATGGATTTTGCACGCTGATTCAACTAGAAAGTTAAATTTGCCAACCCAATGCCAGCTTAATTTGTAAAGGGGCACATAGAAGCATGATTCACATGAACTGTGAATACCTACCTAAGCCTAGCAATaagatctcttttttttttaaagaaaaagcaATAAGACCTATAGCATTAACAACAAAATAAAGTGTCTCAATTCCAAGCAAGCTAGAGTTCGCCCCATATCATGAACTACATCGGAAAAGGTATCTAGAGTTCGCCCCATATCATGAACTACATCGAAAAAGGCATCTGATCTCTCTTTTGTGGGTTGTTTCCTTCGTAACTGACCTATTCAAGTTTGGCAAAGAGGTGGATCGTCCGATCTTGAAATAGGTCATCCCgtaaagaaaattacaaaatgaGCACATGTAAGCGGGTGTAGCTAACCGAAGAGCGGAAAAAAAGGAATCACAAAATTAATGCATTCCTTCTTAAACTTAGTGAATCATCATAAAAAGAGTAGGActaaatttttatttattcatGAATTGATTCATCATCAAACTTGATATTTGTACAAAGCCAATGCAGACTACTAATGAACAAATATTGGTTAAACTCACATAAATTTCAATCCTTTATACATCCATTCTTAGCAAATGAGCAATGGAACACCCTCAAGTCACATTTAGGAGAAACCATCTTGAAAAATAGCTTTGCCGTATCCTCTTGCCTTACCTTTGCACCTTCCTTCTCCACCAAAGCCGCCGCCACAATCCGCTCATATCCACCACCACCTCCGGCGACATAAGCCACCAATGCCGCCTGTACTGGCCCTAAACTTGGATTATAAGCAGCTGATTCCACATAAGAACCCCTGTAAATCTTGCCTTCAGAATCCATGAGTGCCACCCCTGATGGACAACCGCTGTAAGGCGCGTGTGAATCATTAGCAGCTTCTAAAGCTGCAATCTTTAAAAGGTTAGTATTTTCTGTTTCAGTCTTTTTGCAAAATCCATTGCTTAAATTCACAACGCCATTAACTCTTTTTGAATCATTATCTGAAAACCCATTGCACAGATCTCCATCATGATTATCATTAAACAGAGATAAACCGTTGTTATGGCGCTCGAGGAGCAGAGGAGTTTCGTCATCCAATAGATCAAACGGACCAAATGGGTTAGGCAGGATTTCACTCAATGGTTCAAATGTGACAACATCGGGATTGTTTTGGTGCTGAGAAGTGATGTGGATTTGGAGGGAAGAAGGGTTACGGAGTTCCTGAAGGAATTGTCGGCAGTGGCCGCAAGGGGCGGCGGAGACGGCGAATGCAACGAGGCGGGGGCAACGGTGGACGGCGAGGTTCGTGAGGAGAAATTGCTCGGCGTGGACGGAATGGTGAAGGGGTAAACCAGGGAACTCGAGGTTAACGCCGAGGAAGATACGGCCGTCGGAGCCGAGGCCGACGGCACCGACGTGGTAGTTGGAGATGGGCGGCCGGGCGAGAGTCTGGGCCGGTTGAACCAAGGCCGGAAGGAGGTGGCGGACTGAAGATAGGCCTAGTTTTTGGGCAATGGACTCAGCCTCTGAGGCTTCCACCACAAATTTGGGTTGATCCTGATCCATGATATTCGTTTTTGTGTAAtgtaattcttttctttttctattttttttttacttttctgcTATTTCCCGTGTTTATTTTGAGAAGGTTTTGCGTAAGATTgagtttttttggggggggggggggtgtcagGGGGTTGGGGGTGTAGACGTTTGGTTCTTAGGGGAGCTCCTTGAAATGAGGAGAAGGGGGgaaaaataatgtggaggcaaggCTATTTATAGAACATGTTCTGGTCATTGGTGAATaatgattttccttttttttcccccTCAGAAACTATATATGATATCCGGAATAATTAATTCAGATTCACGTTGTATAAAATCCTTTGAAAAAGAAAAGTTTTTTCGTTTCAAGGTTCTGATCCGAAACATATAATTAAGGATGAATGATCTTATTCATCCTAAAATCACGTATTCACTCTCCTTGTCTTTTGGCATTTTGTTCAACTCAATTAAATCAACTCCTCTTAAGTTTAGTAGATTGCTAAAAGCAATTAAAACATTTATTTTGTACTATTTAAAGTGCCTATTTATAAATTTAGGAAGTTTGGAGGCTGATATTAAACAATCTTAAAAATATTGGTgctattttttttatagaatacTTTTTTACACCTTTAATGACATTATTTTATAACCAAGTACATGCATATCTAATTTAACCTCCCAAATTCTAAAAGtccttttgtctttattaaactCCGTATCGAATACCTTCACTTACATTTAAATTAGCGGAGTACTAAACTTTAAACATATCTTTTCATAACTAGCAAGTAGCAAGTCCGGTAAAACAATAACAAATCAAATATCACAATCATAATATTATTATAATCAATTCACTAAGCGAGAGTTATAACTTACATTCTACTTTCGGAATTCGATTTATAAATACTTATAATGTCACTGCGATTTATAAATCGTATTTATAGTATATATgtgtcaaaatctgaccacaagtGGATTATCACTAAAAGGAATGGTAAGGGGTCGACCAAGCCATGGTCGTACCCACAAAACGTAATAGTGATGAGTATCTCGGTCACTATCAAGATCGAACCATCAGAAAGCTTGCACGGCAGAATATATGTCGTAATGCTTAAACGAGTAAGGAAGAGTATAGTCAAGAGAGAGGGTATGCTGGTTAAAGACTGTGGGACAAAGGGGAAGatttgtaatatatatataaggtAAGAAGGCAAGAAAAAGGGGGGTCCCAGAGAGAGAAAAAGGAACAGAAGAACGGGAGGAGATCTCCAACAACAAAGCAAAAGCCTAAATTTTGGTGGCAAACCTTTGTAATTGTCATTGTTGAATCAATAGAGATAGATCTCATAGTTATCAATGGCATTCATCCCCTTCCTTCTTTGCTCTTACAAGTACAGAACAATGTATCAAAGATGTAAGCTTATCATTTATGTTGATGTCTTTTAATAATCTTAAGAAGTGTTGTGCAAGCTCGACCTCATTCGATTCTAGTATTCAATGTGTTtagatctagagttaattatgttTGGCTGAGATTTATCTTCCATTTTCttcattaattagtttaacaaaaagctTAGCACTTTTTGGTCAAAGAATTTGGCGCTGTCTGTGGGGATTTTTTAGtcaaaattttagtttcttttagATCTAAAACTAGCCAAAGTATCACTTCCTGGCTGTCATAGCCTCACTATCTCGGTGCGAACACCAACTCGAAAAAGTGGTAAATAAGTGGTTGAGATAACCAAACCAATCTGGGTCAGATCTTCACACGAAATCGAGATCATGTCTGATGTCTATGCAAAACCCACACATCATCTGTAGCGATGGGTTTGGCATGTCATGTGTATTCAAAGTAGGACCACAATCACCACGCACTTAGCATGACCACAATCCTATTTAACGTATTTACTCTATATGCCGACCTATACTCCTGCCTCTTAGGAAGGGACAATGGCCTACTGAGTGATTCTCTAAAATAAGATGTGTATCCTGCTTTGTTTTTCTATCCACACGCGCCGTGTGATCTACGGACGAGTATGACATGATTCCCTTTGTTGTTTGCGCATATCGGATTGGGACTCGAACTCGAGACCCCCAAAGGACGAAGTAAATCCATCCTACGAGAAGTCTAGACGCGACTAATGATGAAGCCAAACACGACTGCCAAATCTGCAACCGCCATTCAAGCACGGGGTGAAGCAAGTAACCCACAATGCCTTTTCCCCCTTCACCGACTTTCCAGGCCAAGGTAACAGGCAATTTTGTTTGGATTTAACTTATCATACTCTCTTTGGTTTAGAACAAGAACACGAGCTTTCTCACAGGTACGCGAACAAGGAGCGAACACCATCACACACCGGGAAAATGTTCCACACCGTACCATCTCGCAAGCAATGACCAAGCAAAGCCTTCTGCTCCATGTCGTATCATAAATAACAGATTTAACCTAGAACAGGCCAACATTACTAAGACAATCTCCGAAATCAGGGACCGAGCAACGGGTCCACAAAATGTAGTCTCCCCATCCGACAAAGCATGTATTGGAAAAGCCTAGTGCCCAGTAATCCGAACAGAAAATTCATCATTCGTCTCGCCAACGACCTTTTTCGGGCAAAGAAACGAAGGGATCAGATACACCGGGATTCCACCGAAGCGTACAAACTATGCAACGATACACATTACTCTCTAATGAAAAAAAATTTAAGCAAACTGGGACTCATCCCGATGCACGCACAAACAACGCGGTAATGAGTAACGATCTCCAATAAAAGCAATGCAACAGACAAAGCTCACCATCTCTCCAAACCCGCACATCGTCAAATGGGTTACAATTCGAACTCGCTTGAATTAACACCTTACAGTCATCGGCCACCGCCAAATAAAAGGAAATTTTGTCCTCGCTCAAATTTATAATGGATCACAATTTTGATCTCCAAATTCACATCTCTACGGCTGTTGGCCATTGCCAAGCAAAAGAAAATTCACCCACCCGAATCGACAGATtaaagttcgacctcgttcgaatatatATGTCAGAAATTGACTTCGCCAAAGATGGCGACTCcaagtttgacctcgttcgaatatatAAGTCAGAAATTGACATCGCAAAAGATGGCGACtccaagttcgacctcgttcgaatatatAAGTCAGAAATTGACTGCGCCAAAGATGGCGACTCcaaattcgacctcgttcgaatatatAAGTTAGAAATTGACTTCGCCAAAGATGGCGACTCcaagttcgaccttgttcgaatatATGAAATTGACTTCACCAATGATGGAGACTCcaagtttgacctcgttcgaatatatATGTTAGAAATTGACTTTGCCAAAGATGGTGACTCCAAGTTCGACCGCGTTCGAATATATAAGTCAGAAATAGACTTCGCCAAAGATGGAGACTCtaagttcgacctcattcgaatatATAAGTTAGAAATTGATTACGCCAAAGATGGCGACTCCAactttgacctcgttcgaatatatAAGTCAGAAATTGACTTCGCCAAAGATGGCGACTCcaagttcgacctcgtttgaatatATAAGTAAGAAATTGACTTCGCCGAAGATGGAGACTCCAAGTTCGACCATGTTCGAATATATAAGTCAGAAATTTACTTCACTAAATATGGCAACTCcaagttcgacctcgtttgaatatATAAGTCAGAAATTGAATTCGCCAAAGATGGCAACTCCAAGTTCGACCAAGTTCAAATATATAGGTCAGAAATTGACTTCGCCAAAGATGGCAACTCcaagtttgacctcgttcgaatatatGTCAGAAATTGACTTCGCCAAAGATGGCGACTCCAAGTTTGACCTTGTTCAAATATATAAGTCAGAAATTAACCTTACCAATGATAGCAACTCCatgtttgacctcgttcgaatatatATAGCCAGAAATTGACTTCGCCAAAGATGGCAACTCCAAGTTTGACCTAGTTCGAATATATAGGTCAGAAATTGACCTCGCCAAAGATGGCGACtccaagttcgacctcgttcgaatatatAAGTCAGAAATTGACTTCGCCAAAGATGGCGACTCtaagttcgaccttgttcgaatatATAAGTTAGAAATTGACTTCGCCAAAGATGGCGATtccaagttcgacctcgttcgaatatatAAGTCAGAAATTGACTTCGCCAAAGATGGCAACTCCAAGTTCGACCTCGTTAGAATATATAAGCCAGAAATTGACTTCGCCAAAGATGGAGACTCCAAGTTCGACCTTGTTTGAATATACATGTCAAAAATTGACTTCGCCAAAGATAGCGACtccaagttcgacctcgttcgacctcgttcgaatatatAAGTCAGAAATTGAATTCGCCCAAGATAGCGACtccaagttcgacctcgttcgaatatatAAGTCAGAAATTGACTTCGCCCAAGATGGCGACtccaagttcgacctcgttcgaatatatAAGTCAAACTTTTGCCCAAGATAGCAACTtcgagtttgacctcgctcgaatacaTATGAAAAAATTGACATCGCCTAAATTGGTAAGTGTGAACTCGATCCCACTTGAATATATAAGTCGAAACTGACTTCGCCCAAGATGGCGAGTCCcaattcgacctcgtttgaataaAGGTTGATTCCTCCCAAGTTGGAAAACCaggtttgacctcgttcgaatatacAAGTTAAAACTGACTTCGCCTAAGATGGCGAGTCTTAATTCGACCTCATTTAAATCAAGGTTGATCCCGTCCAGGTTGGCAAATCATAAGTCAACCTCACCCGAACTTGCAGATCCAAAGTAACTTCATTTGATCCCACACAATGGGATCCTACTCGATCCGGGCAAGGTCGAATTTCCAATTAGAAAGGTCAGGGACTCATCACGGAGAAATCCAAAGATCTTCTCCCcaagaaagaaaagacaaaaaaatgagagaggAGGAAGAAAGTCAAAAGGTACATAGACAAAGGCAAAACAACTTTTTTATTCAAATATACATGCGCAATAGCCGCGCCCTACAGAAAAGTCAAAACGGGCCCTAAAAAAAgtgcaaacaaacaaaaaaaactaagtacaaaAGTTGTAGCAAGTTTTACTCGGCGTCATCTCCACCGCCATTctccccatcatcatcatcaggaaGTCGATCCTCAATATCAATGCCCTCGCCAATCTCCGGTGTCGAAGGGTCGTAACAGGAAGCAACACGAGTCTCGCATGCCTTCGCCTGAGCATCTTCAAAAACGGCCTCAGGATCGCTCTGCCTCCcacaaatccttatatatatatatatatatatatatatatatatatatatattgttgggCCTCGGCATGGACCCATAGCTCATACAAGCGGCGGGGAATAGCGGTAGAGATAGATTCAGCCTAAGCCAACAGTTGCGCCTGCTCATCCTCAAGAGTCACGACCCGGTCTCCTAGGTTCGAAGCATCTCGGTCAATTTCACCGATACGCTCCTCAAGCCACACCTCCCTCATCGTGGTCGTCGCCCTCTCAGATTCCTGCACGGACCTAAAGACGCGGATAATGTCTTCTAGTGCCGCAACCCTCGCCAAAGCTGACACTCGAGCATCCTCGATTTTCTCCAACTTGGCCACTTTCTTTTCCAGATCGGCCACCTTCTCCGCCCATTCTGCACTGAGAGCGTCGACCCTAGCAGTATTTTGCTCGAGCTCAACTCGTAAAGATAACACCTTTACCGGAAGAACCTCACATTCCATGTAGACCCCTTTGCCCACCTCGGGCTCCTCGTTCTTGGCATGAAGTAGCTTCTCAAGCTCACTGCACCTGCGGATGGACCGCATCAAGTCCTTATCTCTTCTCTCCAATTCCTCCCTGGTGGACTGGGTATCAGCACCAGCTCTAAGCTGCTCACGACACCTGTTACGGTACCATTGATACTTTTCAGCCATTTTCTGAAAGATCTTGGCTCGCATCTCAGCCCTACGAGCGCTCTCGATCTCCAACATGTAAGTCTACAAAAAATAGAGGAGAAAGAGTTAGTAAAAATCAATAGTCGcagaacaaagaaaacaaaagggaaCTCACCCTTAGGCCCATCGCGTCCACACTGCGTGACAACTGAGAATCACTGACTTCCTGGAGGGCTCCTCTTTTAGTGACTGAGCAGAGAAGATCAAACTACGGCACCAAATCCACTATATCCTGCAACAGGTTGAGGTCCGACGGGATTTCAAGTATGTGGGAGGGGCCTTCCACCCTTACCTCAGTTCTAGTGAAGCCCTCCTCGAACATCTTCATGTCCTCAGGGTCAATGTCAGACTCAGTCTTATAATCCTCAACCATGACGCCTTTCCCTTTCTCTTCCGCCAAAGAAGGGGCACGGTTCTGCCGGGATGATGATGGTCTGCTCAAAACAACTACGGTGGCCTCGGGATTCCATCCTTCTACTACATTAGCCTCTTGAACGCTCGCAACAGGCATCGCCTCCGCCTCCTGGTTAACCCCACCGCCGGTTTCAGGAACCGTCGAAACAAGGTTGCCCCTCGAGGACGTTTCGGATATAGTGGCCCCTTCCAGCACTACCCTCCTTCTCTTTGACAGGGCCTCTCCACTACTGATGCGAGAAGATTCGCCCGTTGAATGAACTACGGGGATCGGAGCCTCCGGTTCGGAAGCAACCTCCAAGCGTATAGCTTCGGTCGTGGGTGCGGTCTGACGAGTAGTTAGGCTCTCCATGCCCTCACCTGCAATAATACTTGGTGCGGGCCAGGCAGAGGGCGCCAGTTGACGAAATGTAAGCGGGGGATCCCTCGTCCTTCTCACTCCTCTCCGACTTGTCAACAGGGAAGGATTAGATCATATAATGGCAAAGTTAAAGAAACTATTAAGCAGGGAACAAAACAAAACTACAACAAGCCAACTTACTAGTAAGAGGCTTGCACCCAAACTTCTCATGGAAGGGCGCCCACTCATGAATCACCACCATGTGGGGGAGAATTGCGCTCACCCACTCGCGGATATTGGCAACTAGCGGAGGAGGTAGTCTCTCGGTTGCAAAAGTAAAAGTAAGTCCTCAGTGAACTCACCAAAAGGAAGACGATCGACGACCTTCTTAAGAAAAATCACAAGGTAAATAGAGGAAAACTCACGAGCGAAGTTCCACGTCTCTAGAAACCCTGTCGAGTTCGTCACAAGGTGCTCTATCCGCACATACAAGTAACTTTCCCAAAAGTGGCGATTGGACTTATCGCCATCTTCACCACAAAACTCTTGGTTTGTCAATGGTGCATGTGAATCATCGTACCCCGAAGAAAATGAGGGTCAAAGATGTCAGGCctgaacctgggggcgagaccggcacccggtgcctcacctatacTCGCGTACCAACTTACGTCTAAGGAATTCTAAATATGTGacatcatactttggccatgggccacattggaAGACAACTGTGAATGtagattaaatatttatataaagcTGGGCCAACAAAGCCGTTGTAATTATTGCAGCTGACAActaaccaaatatacatacagggcctacaagcccaacatattgcactaactgacaggatatgtctacaagcctctactagtgaatatattgtgatcggaacaacTCCCCGATCTACTCAtaccatatatacatatatacacaagatgtacataaagctctagacccggcagcTCTGAAAGGCATGAAGCTTACCGATCAAGATGAACCTGGGAAGTACTTAATAAGGAGGTCTACCTtcctgtctgtctgaacctgcatgcatgaaatgcagcgcccccagaaaagggacgtcagtaccaaattatgtaccgagtatgtaaggcaatatactgaaagctgaaactgaactgatataataactgcaagcaattagaagtcaaatataatctgaaaatatgcttacctgctgatactgactcaactctctcaatatagtaagtaaaatagttgttcggccctataaggctcggtatatatataactgctctgccgtagtaggctcgctcataggtgctcgaccatataggatctgtatctcgaccaactgggctcgctcatatgcgctcggacacagcaggctcggtatataacttaccatctgatcagaggttgcccaataggggcctgcccatcgattatagcttgatagtaatgaaaatacttttaatactgcatatatataaattctctgctctcttgactgaaagaagaaaatactcaattgaatatgaagtcccaataaggaaaatattataacttacaaaattagaaaaatatatgtaatttgcgagactagccaAATATACGTAAATCccaggatatgaatttttctttatggctcgttatcaaacttgtgtaatgatgcaatcatgctaaaataaattgaaagcttagccttaacatacatgttccAGGAATTATTcgaacgaatctgcttctgcgaaatgTGGACGAAATTCACACTTGGACAAACATGCTTTGCTTCCAACGTTTTTGAACAAGACAGAATGAATTTAATCTAAATGTTAAACTTGAACTCTTTGGCTAAGAGTTCTTTTGATGAAATGGAATGTCCCCTTGTCCTCACATTTTTTTGTTCAAAATCAGAATGTAAAATGTTGCGTTATCTTTTCCTCTTATGTTCATAAGAATCTTTACTAGATAAGGCTTTATAAATTAGTTAACCGgataatgtcccgttacccggtaattaaccaattacccgcataatttaaaaattatcctaaattacttaaaattctatttattactaaaatacttcatatatactttatatgttatactaccgtggtcatatggtaccttacatggtactagtctataaatactggatattttagctcgggccgtattttaccccaaaatgccaaacttggacaaaattcattttcttcgacttgctcCCTCTTTCACCTTCATAAATTTACTAATCACTTCTGAAATAAAATAATCCTTAtgatctccaaataatcttttacttggactgttgtcaattaccttacgacaaattcaacgtacaatacttcagggtgcaacatcgtcgtaacttaatactgcaaagcataacatcaccgtaatgcAATACTGGTGGGTGAAACACTGTCATAACTTAATACcgcaaagcgtaacatcaccgcaATATATTACTACAGAgtataacatcgacgtaatactgtggGACGTAACACtatttccccctttggaacatttgtcctcgaatgttgactgatgcacttattatttttataacttatatcttccgaatactttagaacttctCTTTCCATCTAGGTGAATGTCCTGTGAATGAGTCCAAAgttcagggcattccccccttaagcctccttctcacaccataacttgtagtcggaatccttccaatctcgtaactgttactACCTTTCATCATGAAGCATgtacaattttgaccttgtaaTTGTGACCAATCTCTAGGATTCATTTATAGaccttgataagatgtccctttgggcatatatgagtatactaaagttcttcgctcggtactttgttgaattcacgaatattgctatatctcatcgcataagcccgtttagccatccgtatgaatttactgccataactcttactttaatttatcattgctgaggtctgctaccaaatcccagcttaatctcgttgcttattccatatgtataaatttaagtcttttaatgcttccACATTACTGCTTATCTTGAGAATGACGGCCCAATCTCATCTCacactttgtgacttttgtcatctattgttgattcacctcaatattgatctacaatataccactgataacttaaaaCTTCTTATGTAATGCTTTTCCCCTAGGGCTTACGTTACctcaaggaatattcgaagtgattcccataatcgtatttcatagtgtctcagaTTCACTTTGTGGGGGTATTCTAATTTTGTGCCGCTAGCGAAATCTTTTCTcgttctcttctctttttttcaaatcatGATTCAAacaaaggcccaaacgtcatcctgtatctgtcacaattataccctcattttattaccagctcagcatttcattccttctaaatgctattaatcttaaactcctttgagttcattaaagctatagtgagctttgtataacatagagaaaatgtctgctcttcttgttttcatgggcttactcctaaagacttatccattttcgtcaccttttcatttgcctttcctcatccttactcatgctTCCTTAAAATTttatcgctctaccatactttagcttgcgacctatacatatccatttattaactttccttcaacttgcttgcaccatagattttcttatgttattctggaacgtcaagcgagacatcaaatcgtctccaacttttctctattctcttt includes these proteins:
- the LOC107790942 gene encoding cytidine deaminase 1-like, with the translated sequence MDQDQPKFVVEASEAESIAQKLGLSSVRHLLPALVQPAQTLARPPISNYHVGAVGLGSDGRIFLGVNLEFPGLPLHHSVHAEQFLLTNLAVHRCPRLVAFAVSAAPCGHCRQFLQELRNPSSLQIHITSQHQNNPDVVTFEPLSEILPNPFGPFDLLDDETPLLLERHNNGLSLFNDNHDGDLCNGFSDNDSKRVNGVVNLSNGFCKKTETENTNLLKIAALEAANDSHAPYSGCPSGVALMDSEGKIYRGSYVESAAYNPSLGPVQAALVAYVAGGGGGYERIVAAALVEKEGAKVRQEDTAKLFFKMVSPKCDLRVFHCSFAKNGCIKD